The following coding sequences lie in one Rutidosis leptorrhynchoides isolate AG116_Rl617_1_P2 chromosome 4, CSIRO_AGI_Rlap_v1, whole genome shotgun sequence genomic window:
- the LOC139843581 gene encoding non-specific lipid-transfer protein-like: MARMGMMFLCVVVSYMVLTAPYAEAAISCGSVASKLAPCIGYLKSGGAVPAGCCSGVKALNSAAKSTPDRQATCGCLKSAASSISGINQGNAASLPGKCGVSIPYSISPSIDCSKVH; this comes from the exons ATGGCAAGAATGGGAATGATGTTTTTATGTGTAGTTGTGAGTTACATGGTGCTAACTGCACCCTATGCAGAGGCTGCTATTAGTTGTGGCAGTGTTGCTAGCAAATTGGCACCATGCATTGGTTACTTAAAAAGTGGTGGTGCAGTGCCAGCAGGATGTTGTAGCGGTGTTAAAGCACTCAATTCAGCTGCAAAATCGACTCCTGATCGTCAGGCAACATGTGGTTGCTTAAAGTCGGCCGCTAGTTCCATCTCGGGCATCAACCAAGGCAATGCGGCCAGCCTCCCCGGAAAGTGTGGTGTTAGCATTCCCTACAGTATTAGCCCAAGCATCGATTGTAGCAA GGTGCACTGA